Sequence from the Nocardia brasiliensis genome:
ACCGCCTGGACCTGCGCCTCCGCCACCGACGGATCACCGAGCGTGGACAGCTCCGCGACCGCCGCGTTCAGCGTGTTCCCGAGTTGATCTGCCAGACCACGGAACTGAATCAGCAGCTCATCCGCACGTAGCCGAGCCGCCGTGACCGGCCCCTGCGGCGTCACAGTGACGGAACCCTCCGCACCCTCCGACTCCTGTTGTAGCCGTTGCCTTTCCCGCCACGCACGCCATCTCGTGTGATCCGGGTGATCACAGTATTCCGAAGGGCGACCAGGCCCTCCACCACGCGTGATGGGACGAGCACAGCCCGGGTAGTTGCAGACGTTGGACACCCGAATATCGTAGCGTTGGTTTCGTCAATAATGACGTATTCACACGAAACGAAACCTGTCGTGTCGCAACATGGTTCGCCGACTGACCCCCTCATCCTGACCTCCGATAAGTGAACATTATCGGGGGTCAGCCCTTGGGTCAGCTACCCAATCTCGCTGCTGCTATTACGTTTACGTTTGGTTGGTACATACGAAACGAAACTGCTACGCAACGTCCTGAAAACTGTGCACCCTCTCCTCCCGAACGACACTCCCTGCGCGACCAGGCAAAGGGGTCGGGGTCACCTTCTTGATGGTGGTGCCGGTGACCACCGAACTATTCGCCTCGAGCGGGGGAATCCGCGGCGTCACACAGCCCCTGGCCGAGGCTCTGTCCGCCACCGATTTCACCGGCTACCGCCTGGTACCGGCCACCGGCGAAGCCTCCGAATTCGCGGAAGATCCCAAGGCCCTCGCCATCCCCACCCTTTACGCGCTCGACATCCACGGTCGTCCAGGTATTGACGACTTCGCGTTCACTCGCAGACTCATCGTGTCCGAACGCGCCGCCGACTTCCTGTGCGCACGCGACCCTGCACTGTCGAAGACGCGATGGGAAGTAGACCAGAACGGCCGAATGACCCGCCGCAGCGTATTCGACTGAACACGGGCATAACGCATGCCGGCCCAGCGAGAAGGGCACGACGCTGACCGGTCCAGGTTTAGTCGGTGCGACCGAAGTATTTCGGCGCAGTGCGGGTGGACCTGGTGTTTGGGTGCCTTCGTGCCAAAGCGCACCTCGCCGGGCGTTTCGTCCGCGGCCGATGCAACAGCTCTGAAACCAGCGCGAGAACGTCCGGTGTAGGCGACTTGGACCCTGCGCCCAGGCGGCCCCGGCGGGGCCCCGAGTCCTCGACGTGGTAGCCCACGGGCGCCGGCACCGACCACACCGGGATAATCATCTCGCCGATACTGCCTTGCACCGCAACACATTTCGAACCGTATAGGCACTCCCTATGGCACCTGCTGCTATTTGGTCTTTGCCGGTCGTCGTTTCCCCGGCATACGGTGAAACGGTTCGACGAGGTGCGCTCCGCACGGTTCAGCGATAAATGCGCACCGCTTCAATTCTCGTCGATCGAATACCCATGCGATCGAAAGGGCACATGGCATGACCATGTTCGAAAACAACTCGGCGACGGGCGAACTCGTGGGACGGCGGGCGTTGGTCACGGGTGGTTCGCGCGGTATCGGGGCGGCGGTGGTGCGCCAGCTGCTGGCGGCGGGGGCGCAGGTGGTCGCCACCGCCAGGTCCGCGACGAGCACCGTGCCGGACGGCGCTGCCTTCGTCGCCGCGGACGTGCGGACCCGAGCGGGGACCGAGGCGTTGGCGGGGGCCGCGCAGGAGATGTTCGGCGAGATCGACATCGTGGTGCACAACGCGGGCGGGGCGCGACCGTTCGAGCGCAGCTCGGCCATCCCGGACGAGCAGTGGCAGGAGGCGTTGGACCTGAACCTGCTGGCGGCGGTGCGGCTGGACGCCCTGCTCACACCCGCGATGCGGGAACGGCGTACCGGCGCGATCGTGCACATTTCCTCGGCCGCGGTCCCCGCGGCGGTGGGTCCGTTCCTGCACTACACGGCGGCAAAAGCGGCACTGGAGAACTACAGCCGTGGGCTCGCGGCCGAACTCGCGCCGTTCGGCATCCGGGTCAACACCGTCCTGCCCGGCCGCACCGCGACCCCGGGCGGCGAGGCCACCCGGAAGCTGTGGGCAGAGCTGGTCCCGTCCGAAGAAAACGGTGTCGGCGCGCTGCCGCCGCTGGGGCGTGATGGGCAGCCCGACGATATCGCCCATGCGGTGTCGTTCCTGCTCTCCGAGCGGGCGGGCTGGTTGACGGGGAGCAGCCTCGTCGTCGACGGCGGCGAATTCCCCCGGGGATGAAGCGAATACGAAGGAGAAGGGCATGTACAGCGACAAGACCGCGGTGATCACCGGCGGTAGCACCGGCATGGGATTCGAGATGGCGCGTCAGTTGGTGGACGGCGGCGCCCGAGTGGTGATCACCGGACGCTCGCGGGAATCGCTCG
This genomic interval carries:
- a CDS encoding oxidoreductase yields the protein MTMFENNSATGELVGRRALVTGGSRGIGAAVVRQLLAAGAQVVATARSATSTVPDGAAFVAADVRTRAGTEALAGAAQEMFGEIDIVVHNAGGARPFERSSAIPDEQWQEALDLNLLAAVRLDALLTPAMRERRTGAIVHISSAAVPAAVGPFLHYTAAKAALENYSRGLAAELAPFGIRVNTVLPGRTATPGGEATRKLWAELVPSEENGVGALPPLGRDGQPDDIAHAVSFLLSERAGWLTGSSLVVDGGEFPRG